A window of the Brassica napus cultivar Da-Ae chromosome C5, Da-Ae, whole genome shotgun sequence genome harbors these coding sequences:
- the LOC106352771 gene encoding uncharacterized protein LOC106352771 translates to MSARNRTQVSLERIFRENAKTTKRQRKSAETKDEEEEEDCDSHSSSMEAKSSPDLESIGSGTTTKRSSGSRSRIRRDFLTRFTDSERFTENLQDWFGSVSENDKIKPVFEPPFELVELQKFDYALEGVSFQQLTRMPNAVYASTSTSVEANAYLAVEDFLHAAVKSLWEAFWSSQEEEPVPFSVGCLFSENLKFYQAEKALALGRLDGLSATGVLLKNPRHPHGKWDHVLELALLRPEVGSRQPSLPVLGEALFYALRVLISRSVSRLDFSQSANCVFVLLVDLQYGGVVKVEGDVSKLDFDVNNVYDCAADWIKNHSKISVSPIDRIWNKLGNANWRDIGALQVVFATYHSIVQYFGPPRHSIEDLAADHSSRVHSRRQERQLGDTGLNENGMFRLQQRTMSPEIVEVHEEESSKIEPEPLMKLEVGSVLWLEDSNYQKGYQINQVLTNGTLPYHIASPVDEAGKSVFLYVGSPPSQLEPALEDMNLWYQVQRQTKMLSIMRQRGLSSKYLPQLHGSGRIIHPGQCQKPSSGGRCDHPWCGTPILVTTPVGETVSDMVNEGRFGPEEAIRCCHDCLSALSSSSSAGIRHGDIRPENVVYVTSGVRQPYFVLIGWGHAVLEDRDRPAMNLHFSSTYALQEGKLCAASDAESLIYMLYFCFGDLPDLDSVEGALQWRETSWSKRLIQQKLGDVSTILKAFSDYVDSLCGTPYPLDYGIWLRRLKRNLSEDHGKEIETSG, encoded by the exons ATGTCAGCGAGGAATCGAACTCAGGTCTCATTAGAGAGAATCTTCAGAGAAAACGCGAAGACGACGAAAAGACAGAGAAAGAGCGCAGAGActaaagacgaagaagaagaagaagattgtgaTTCTCACTCTTCTTCAATGGAAG CTAAATCATCTCCAGACCTAGAATCAATCGGGTCTGGTACAACTACGAAGCGATCATCGGGAAGCAGATCTCGTATACGACGAGACTTCCTCACCAGGTTCACTGACAGTGAGCGTTTCACTGAGAATCTCCAAGATTGGTTCGGTTCAGTATCAGAGAACGATAAAATTAAACCGGTCTTTGAACCTCCTTTCGAGCTCGTTGAGCTGCAAAAGTTCGACTACGCACTAGAAGGAGTCTCTTTCCAGCAGCTGACTCGTATGCCAAACGCTGTCTACGCATCAACATCCACTTCAGTGGAAGCAAACGCTTATCTAGCGGTAGAGGATTTCTTGCACGCCGCGGTTAAGAGCCTCTGGGAGGCGTTTTGGAGTAGTCAGGaggaggagcctgttcctttctCCGTTGGGTGTTTGTTTAGTGAGAATCTTAAGTTTTATCAGGCTGAGAAGGCTTTAGCTCTTGGGAGGCTTGATGGTCTCTCTGCGACAGGTGTGTTGCTGAAGAATCCGAGGCATCCTCATGGGAAGTGGGATCACGTTCTTGAACTCGCTCTGCTAAGGCCTGAAGTTGGAAGTCGTCAGCCTTCGTTGCCTGTACTAGGAGAAGCTCTTTTCTATGCTCTCCGTGTGCTTATCTCAAGAAGTGTGAGCCGGTTGGATTTTTCTCAGAGCGCAAACTGTGTGTTCGTTCTTTTGGTTGATTTGCAATATGGGGGAGTTGTGAAAGTGGAAGGGGATGTGAGTaagcttgattttgatgttAATAATGTTTATGACTGCGCTGCGGATTGGATAAAGAACCATTCGAAGATCTCTGTGTCTCCTATTGATAGGATATGGAACAAGCTTGGGAATGCTAACTGGAGAGACATTGGTGCTTTGCAAGTGGTTTTCGCCACTTACCATAGTATAGTGCAGTATTTTGGGCCGCCTAGGCACTCTATTGAAGACCTAGCTGCTGACCATAGCTCTCGCGTTCACTCTAGAAGACAAGAGAGGCAGTTGGGGGACACTGGTCTTAATGAGAACGGTATGTTTAGGCTCCAGCAGAGAACCATGTCTCCTGAAATCgtggaagttcatgaagaagaGTCAAGTAAAATTGAGCCTGAACCGTTGATGAAACTTGAAGTAGGATCGGTTTTGTGGTTGGAGGATTCAAACTATCAAAAAGGGTATCAGATTAACCAAGTGTTGACCAACGGTACACTTCCTTATCATATCGCATCACCGGTGGATGAAGCAGGGAAGTCTGTGTTTCTCTACGTTGGTTCTCCTCCTTCGCAGCTAGAGCCAGCTTTGGAAGACATGAACTTGTGGTATCAGGTGCAAAGACAAACTAAAATGCTAAGTATTATGAGACAGAGAGGACTTTCTAGCAAGTACTTGCCGCAGCTCCACGGTTCTGGTCGGATTATTCACCCAGGGCAATGTCAAAAACCAAGCTCAGGCGGACGGTGTGATCATCCCTGGTGCGGAACTCCCATTCTCGTGACCACTCCCGTTGGCGAGACAGTATCTGATATGGTAAACGAAGGGAGGTTTGGTCCAGAAGAAGCTATTAGATGTTGCCATGATTGCTTATCTGcactctcttcctcctcttcagcTGGTATTCGCCACGGAGACATCCGTCCAGAGAACGTAGTCTATGTCACTTCTGGTGTGAGACAACCTTACTTTGTACTAATAGGTTGGGGTCACGCGGTGCTTGAGGATAGAGATAGACCTGCAATGAATCTTCACTTCTCCTCGACCTACGCACTCCAGGAAGGGAAGCTTTGCGCTGCATCAGACGCAGAGAGCTTGATATACATGCTTTATTTCTGTTTTGGAGACTTGCCTGATTTGGATTCAGTTGAAGGAGCTCTTCAATGGAGAGAGACCTCTTGGTCGAAAAGATTGATTCAGCAGAAGCTAGGCGATGTCTCAACCATTTTGAAAGCGTTTTCTGACTACGTTGATAGTCTATGTGGGACACCGTATCCTTTAGATTATGGGATATggttgagaagattgaagaggaATCTTTCAGAAGATCACGGAAAAGAAATTGAAACTTCAGGCTAA